In the genome of Xenopus tropicalis strain Nigerian chromosome 10, UCB_Xtro_10.0, whole genome shotgun sequence, the window ttagTTTTGATCAGTTTAAAAGCCACCCCAATACGCATTTGGGTAGCTGCATTTAACCTCTTGTAGCAGTCAAATGGTAAGGGTAAATCCAGGGTGCCTGAGCTTTTGCCAGAGAAAGTGCAACCCAAGGGAGGAGGAGTCAAGCTGTAGCCCAGCCCACAGGCTCCTTAATATGGCTGCTGCCATGGTAATTTAAGAGGcaataaaattcctttttttgtGAGTCTCCCTTTTAATCCAACATAGTATTTATACAGCCAAGCATGGCTTTTCACTAATTCCCAAAAGTAACGCATATGTCTGGCTGCTTTACAAGCTCCTGATTTATTCACTAGAAGCAAAAGATAGCACAGCTCAGGTTCCCTTTACTGACTCCTTTTAAAATGAACACATGCTTTGGACTTGGCTGCTTCACCGTACTGCcaagtgtattttatatattggcCCCTTTTGTAATGACTTGTTTTAAACGTTTTAATGTATGTCTGtgagtaatatataatatattgttcgGTCCAGCCTTTTGGACATTGCTGGTTACAATCTTGCTGCTTGGAGGAGTCTTTGTGCTGTCTACTTACGTTATGTCAACTGCGGACTGATGGAAACTGACCTGGCACAGCGAGCCGGCGGCCATGTTTGGGGAGCTCAGTGAGCTCAGTTCATCAGGCATATTGCTCTCAAAAGGGCTGCTCTTTTTGTGCAAGATAGTATTCCTGGGGGCACCACAGTTTGCAAGAGATAACCCAGCTGCAAAGGGCTTCCCAATGGTGACTCCTGTTGTTGCCCGATGGAAAGCCATTTCGTAGCAGTTAGTCGCCTTCgattagcagagatctatcacgggtgaCTGAACCGCtcagtgggttcttacccttTAGAAGTTATacctgctgccatattgtttcccacaAACTCTTaaggcgaggtcaccaagcaagcgaatcttctcctgatatgcccacctacgtgTGGCCGATATCtggttaatttgattgtttggtcccAGAGCCAATGAATCGGATTAAAACCGCAGGCAAAGGCGCTGTCGGTTCTggacagatatcgattgggcaggtttgatttttccattggatcagggaccgcattggcttgttgatgcggtccctggtccaatggaaaaatcaaacctgcccaatttcagtcCACAAGTCAGTCGAAGAGACTCGTcaatggtgcccatacactgcaGTAAGTTGTTGTCTAAAGGgccaatattggcagctgaaatcccccatgtatgggcacctttagtataGTATAATTGCAAAATTTGTTGGATGACATGTGGACCTTTAACAGTGTATTGTGTCTCCCATCAGCTGACATCAGCCTGGCCGAATGGGGCAGAAAGGCCATCGAAATTGCTGAGAATGAAATGCCCGGACTGATGAAGATGAGGGAGATGTACTCGGAATCCAAGCCCTTGAAAGGAGCCAGGATTGCGGGGTGCCTGCATATGACCCTCCAGACTGCTGTCCTTATCGAGACCCTGACTGCACTAGGAGCTGAGGTACTGTCTCCGTGTCCGTCTATAGTGACCTTCTAGCGGCCAATGGCTGCCCATCTGTTCCAGTGATCACTTTAACTGGTGATTCCCCTtcatagtatgttatagaatttcctattcctagcaactttgcaattggttttcattagatttttatagcttttgaaatatttgccttcatcttctctctccagcttttaaatgggggtcactgaccccagcagccaaaaattgttgctctgtaaagctacaattgtattgctttTGTTAACTTTTTGTTACTTCTCTTTCAATGTAGGCCCTGTCCTATTCATCTTCCCTATTCCaccctctctttcaaaccactgcctggttgctaggttaaataagacccttgcaaccagataactgctgaagctCCGAACTAGAAAGTGGCTTAAAAAACTGGCTAGGGAGAAACCATATCTGTAACCCTTTTCATCATTTCTAGGTCCAATGGTCCAGCTGCAACATCTTCTCTACACAGGATCATGCTGCTGCAGCCATTGCCAAGACTGGAGTCCCCGGTGAGTGTACCCCATAGGGTATTTCTGTTACCTGCCATGTCAACTCAGTAGAGCAAGGGGAGCAGAACTTCTATGTTTTATTGGGATAATGTTGCCCCTTGTACTAATCTTCTTGCCTCTCTGTGACTCAGCTTAGACTGAAAATTGTGCTGAACCGGGACGTAGAATTGTAATTGTGTATAGTGTTCTATACTGCTGGTAATATACTGCAGTTGTAGGTAGGAAGAGTGGGGgctccaggcccagactggcaatctgtgggttcaggcaaatgccagaggggctgctgtaagatgccatagacagtcactatttattgggctgggggggctgtttgggcctctgggtacttggaatgccaggacccaggcccagactggcaatctgtgggttcaggcaaatgccagaggggctgctgtaagatgccataaacagtcactatttattgggctggggggctgtttgggcctctgtgtacttgaaatgccagggtctattttgaatcccagtccagacctggataGTAGGAGtagtatgtttgtgtgtgtctgtatattgGGTGTGAATGGTATGGAAAGACAGTGGCTCTCATACAAGTGAGGTGACCAGTAATAAATGAAGACAGAAGTGAAGAGGTGCAGTGATGTCAAGGGTTGACAAGTCCCAGAGTGCAGTTGTGTTGTAGTAGGTTGCAGTAGTCTAGGTGGGATAGGATAAGGGCATGAATAAGTATTTAGTTGAGAGAAAGGGATGGGTCTTGGCAGGAGTCAGGTAACCAGTGTGCTGAATTGTCAGGTTTGATGAGTATAAGGGGGATGTAGCTTTGAGTAGAAAGATGAACCATTCTGTGTTTTTGTAAGTTCGGTTTAAGATGATGCTTGTTCCAGaagatttatatgtatatgtatttaagaCTCCATGTTTGCTCCCACAGTATACGCCTGGAAGGGTGAGACGGACGAGGAGTACATTTGGTGCATCGATCAGACCCTGTACTTCAAAGATGGCAAACCCCTCAACATGATCCTGGATGATGGTGGAGACCTGACCAATCTGGTTCACACCAAGTATCCCCAGCTACTGAAAGGTCAGCACCCAGAATCCAGGCTGTTTCTACAGATGCTCTAAAAGCCTATATCAGTGGCAATTTCCTGGTGAAGGAAGTGTAATTTGCCCTTGAATTTTAAAAACCTTCCACTAGGGAGCAGCAGTGGAACAACTGATGTACAATATCTAATGGCTGTTATCATTGTCTCCCATACAGGCATTAAAGGAATCTCTGAAGAGACCACCACTGGCGTGCACAACCTCTACAAAATGAAGGCTAGCGGGACGCTGCAGGTTCCAGCCATTAATGTGAACGACTCTGTTACCAAGGTAATTCCCCGGAGCAAAATAGGCTGAATGTAAGTGTTCACTATGCATTAGTAAAGGCCATTTTCCCAACCTGAGACTCCTCTCTCTCAACCAGAGTAAGTTTGATAACCTGTACGGATGCAGAGAGTCGCTAATTGATGGCATTAAGCGGGCCACTGACGTTATGATCGCTGGCAAGGTAGCCGTTGTAGCCGGATATGGTGATGTCGGTAAGGGATGCGCACAAGCACTGAGAGCCTTCGGAGCCCGTGTCATCATCACTGAAATTGATCCAATCAATGCACTTCAGGCTGCTATGGAAGGTGAGCTAGTGCTACTGAAATGTAGGTATATATAATGTTGGTaatttacagcacataatatataCTTTGTGATCTCCCTATAATTTACCCTATTTGTTTtgctcagtttgcctttagaCCAATAACCCACACCAACCAGTGATCTGTTTACTAGCATAAACCCTGCTACCACCCCCTTCTCTTAAATAGAAGGTTAGTAAAAGTCAGAACCAGGTTTTGCCAAACACCAATACAAAATCAGAAGTCATGGAATGGAAGGTTAGGATAATCATTAGCTATATGGCAGCGGGAGAGTGGGCCTATTTGCATTGTATGCCATAAATACAGTGGTATACTTACACATATCAATAGGACCGAAAAATCAATAACTTCCTACCATCTGATTATCGTGTGTCCTGTTGAAATAGATAAAGCACTATTGATTAGCTTACTATGGGGCCAAAGTCCATTCCAAAAGACAAGGGGGTAGATAATAGGAAAGCTTTCCTTAGATCTCTGGCTTTTACTGGATACTTTtatacagggctgtggagttggtacaTAAAGGGAGGAGTAGGAAGATGTATGGTACCTCTGACtcctctttttaaaggaacagaagcaccaaaaaatgagtataaaagtaatttatgtattatgttctgttgccctgtaatggtaaaagttgtgtttgtttCAAACCCATactgtactatagtttatataaacaaagctgctgtgtagccatggaggtagCTTTTCAAATTGGGGGGGCGGGGGAGAAAAGGcctaggttacatagcagatacagttgcatagattcccattgtattctacatctGCTACCTAAcctgtacctttttttttatcacaatttaAAATTTATTATGTGTCTGAGTTTTGCCAATTTCAGCTTCCCAAAATTGCTTGCGACTCCTCAGCTCTACTTTTATACAATAAGTATGAAAAACCTTGAACAAAATATATCTTCCCCCATCTTTGACATGAATGTCATATTGTGGGCACTAGGTGGTGCTAAAGAGCAGCATTTCAGGCTTCAGTATGATGGTGCTGTACTGGAGCGCAAGATAAACTGTGCCTTGTAATATTGGCTGAAGAGTTTAGCATGTGTTCCTGCATTGCTCCGTAGTTGCACACATACCCGTGACTGTTTGTACTCTGTAACTTGGTGTCAAAGTAAATGACCGGTAGCCTCAGCCAGACGTTAATGGATAACCCGTTTTAGCTCACTGTTTGACCAAGCGTGCAGACATACTGTATCTGTTTCAGACCAAGTGTTATAACTGAAGTTTAAACCCCTAATGCATCTGCTTGCCCCCCCCTCCATCTTACTGTGGTTTATTTCCACCTCCTCCTACAAAAGGCAATgagggccatttttttttttcatttatatattgttatttttctagcactccagtttggcatttcagcagctggttgctagggtcttgtttaccttagtgacccaccctatttgaaagctggaaagatgtagaagagagaGGCAAATCATTAATTATAAACTATTAATTAaataagaccagttgcaaagttgccaggaatagaatattctataatatactaaaggttaacttaaccTTAAGGCCTGTTGATATTTACTACCCTTGACACCAGAGGCATGACCCGTTACTCTGGTAAATAtagcagtcctgccttgctttatggcagccaTTCTGTATTATAAGATCAGCATACACTTTCAGCCAAGCGTTGGCTTTTCTGCTCTACGGGATTGGGGTGCTGCTAGATATTGTAATTCTTAGTGTTTGCCAAACTCTCTCTTCTGATCTTTTTGCCCCCAGGATATGAAGTGACTACAATGGAAGAAGCCAGCAAAGAAGGAAA includes:
- the ahcy gene encoding adenosylhomocysteinase produces the protein MSDKLSYKVADISLAEWGRKAIEIAENEMPGLMKMREMYSESKPLKGARIAGCLHMTLQTAVLIETLTALGAEVQWSSCNIFSTQDHAAAAIAKTGVPVYAWKGETDEEYIWCIDQTLYFKDGKPLNMILDDGGDLTNLVHTKYPQLLKGIKGISEETTTGVHNLYKMKASGTLQVPAINVNDSVTKSKFDNLYGCRESLIDGIKRATDVMIAGKVAVVAGYGDVGKGCAQALRAFGARVIITEIDPINALQAAMEGYEVTTMEEASKEGNIFVTTTGCTDIVEGSHFENMKDDSIVCNIGHFDCELDVKWLNDNAVKKVNIKPQVDRYLLKNGRHIILLAEGRLVNLGCAMGHPSFVMSNSFTNQVMAQIELWTNNDKYPVGVYFLPKKLDEAVAAAHLDKLGVKLTKLTDKQAKYLGLEKEGPFKPDHYRY